From Nicotiana tabacum cultivar K326 chromosome 22, ASM71507v2, whole genome shotgun sequence, one genomic window encodes:
- the LOC107790422 gene encoding RPM1-interacting protein 4 encodes MAVESMVAKINLTFIYISLLNSSASAPSFSVSSLCLSLSLSLSFELLHSFFFLAKSEGLFQKAWSRAMARPNVPKFGNWESEDNTPYTVFFDNARKTRGGKMINPNDPQENADMFPNFAPKTQRDEPMGLEAAKQTNKRRVSKEHGDIQQRNGAGRGSNSGRPARQTAGSDHNIAKSPFHPYSQQAKISGRVAASPVLEGKNSYDSSHGTTPGRSFESARATPGRHQMKKESPDRGAVVPKFGEWNENDPQSAENYSEVFNKVRNERNERNRGSGNVLGTPVRTSYSTERHQRNEKQKSCCFPLW; translated from the exons ATGGCAGTAGAGTCAATGGTTGCTAAAATAAACCTCACATTTATATATATTTCTCTCTTAAATTCTTCTGCCTCTGCACCTTCTTTCTCCGTCTCTTCTCTTTGtctatctctttctctctctctctcttttgagTTATTGCATAGTTTCTTCTTTCTCGCGAAATCTGAAGGTTTGTTCCAAAAAGCTTGGTCAAGAGCAATGGCA CGTCCAAATGTGCCAAAGTTTGGCAATTGGGAAAGTGAAGACAACACTCCCTATACTGTCTTTTTTGACAATGCAAGGAAAACTCGTGGCGGAAAGATGATAAATCCAAATGACCCTCAAGAAAATGCAGACATGTTTCCCAATTTTGCTCCTAAAACTCAAAGGGATGAACCAATGGGGCTAGAAGCAGCTAAGCAAACAAACAAACGTCGAGTGAGTAAAGAACATGGTGATATTCAACAACGTAATGGAGCGGGTCGTGGATCAAACTCAGGTCGACCTGCTAGACAAACTGCAGGATCTGATCACAACATTGCTAAATCACCATTTCATCCATATTCTCAGCAGGCAAAGATATCAGGACGAGTAGCTGCTTCGCCTGTTTTGGAAGGGAAGAATTCATATGATAGTAGCCATGGTACTACTCCTGGAAGATCATTTGAAAGTGCTCGTGCTACTCCGGGGAGGcatcaaatgaagaaagaaagt CCTGATAGAGGAGCTGTAGTTCCAAAATTTGGCGAATGGAATGAGAACGATCCCCAATCTGCAGAAAACTACTCTGAGGTTTTTAACAAAGTGCGAAATGAAAGGAATGAAAGGAACAGAGGCTCTGGAAATGTGCTAGGCACACCTGTTAGAACATCTTACAGTACCGAAAGGCATCAACGAAACGAAAAGCAAAAG